The following nucleotide sequence is from Clupea harengus chromosome 17, Ch_v2.0.2, whole genome shotgun sequence.
GAATGACTTCATCATCAAGGCCTCGGCTCTGGCCTGCCTGAAGGTCCCTGAGGCCAACTCCTCCTGGCTGGACACGGTCATCCGACAGTAAGATGGCCGCCCTTACGCTTACGCTTACGCAACCTGCTGTTGTTTACATTTATGGCACATTACCGTTAGGGAtcataaatttaaaaaaaatcatgttatCAAATAATCCTAAATCAAATAACCATCGGAtgtttattatgtcatttttctgttttctgtgtgatTGCCCAGGAACCATGTGGTGGATGTTAGCGTAGCAGTTAGCACCCCTAGCGGCCTTATCACTCCCATAGTGTTCAACGCGCACGTCAAAGGACTGGCAAACATCAGCAAAGACGTCAACTCGCTGGCCGCCAGAGCTCGCGAGGGCAAACTGCAGCCCCATGAGTtccaggtgagaacacacacacacacacacacacacacacacaccacggtcATGGTCTCTAtggcctctttcacacacaaatcttATGAATGTTTCtggtaaaaacaacatgggataaACAAGATATTCATTCCCAGTCGGTCTTCCATAACGGTAAAGTCACAGGTGTGGTGTATTACACCTGACTGCGTCTAATGGGATGCTACGAGACACATTCACATTGAGAGGGTAATTGAGCAGAGTGCTCAtgactctgagacacacacacacacacacacacacacacacacacctctgagacacattcacattgAGAGGGGAAGTGAGCAGAGTGCTCATGACTCTGAGACACATTCACGTTGAGATTTTGCATgacttaaacacacacctggGGGTAAATATTAACGGCAGTGTGAAGTCTGAATCGGAGCCATTTTGTGTTTCAGGGAGGCACGTTTACCATCTCTAACCTGGGCATGTTCGGCGTCAAGAACTTCTCGGCCATCATCAACCCTCCTCAGGCCTGTATCCTGGCAGTGGGGGGCTCGGAGAAGAGGCTTCTCCCTGCAGACAACGAGAAAGGGTACGACCTGCCCCACGTCAACCATGCATAGACTCATTACCTGTGTGCCCATCTGTTTGGCAGTGACAGTGCCATCAACCATCAGTAGTGGTGAAAGGAACCCTGATGTGGTGATTCGGAACACTCCACAGTGAAAGTCATGTGTTTAACCTGTCGTGTGTGTaacctgtcgtgtgtgtgtgtgtgtgtgtgtgtgtgtgtgtgtgtgtgtgtgtgtgtgtgtgtgtgtgtgtgtgtgtgtgtgtgtgtgtgctgcaggtttGACGTGGCCAGTATGATGTCCGTGACGCTCAGCTGTGACCACCGGGTGGTGGACGGAGCCGTGGGCGCCCAGTGGCTCGCCGAGTTCCGCAAGTTCCTGGAGAGGCCAGTCACCATGCTGCTGTGACCCCTCACCCCTGACCTCCAGGAACCACCGACCCCGTGACCTTCGACCCCGCtcatagactctctctctctctgcagagacGCTGGAACCACCGCAGGGAAGACAAACTCTTCCTACCCAACCTGCCACAACACACCCTcccatcatcaacaacaaacacacactatctcaaTAACTACACCCTCGAAACACCAGAGCTCCCACATCTACCAgttgggggggggtgatagCCCCCCCTCCTCTACTTACAATAGTGAGTCTGATGAAAGAGCAGGTCAAGTAGAGCTAGTGTTTcagccctgtctctgtctctggtgtACTGTACGTCTCCTGtcttatgttgtgtgtgtgaagtctgtcTAGCGAGCGCAGCCAGGAGCGGGGTGCAGTGAGAGGGGGCTGCCTGTCGGGGCGCCAGAGagccagaggagagggagtgccGTTGGAGTTGGGTTCTGATTAGACACATTTTCTGTTGCTCTGATGACATTTTCAAGCTTTGGTGTTTGTAGCGCTGAGACGGTTCATTGTACATATGAGGCTGGAGCTTTAGTCAGTTTAACTTTACACTTGcccctctcctgtccccccccccgccccccccctgcCAGGATCACTCCATGCCAACGCTCAGAATGGAAACATTCGTGTCACACACATAGCGGGGCCTCTGCACTTTGGAAGCCCTTGTGAGGGGGCTTATTTCTTGAATGCTGCCAACcgttgtgttatttatttttaccaAACGTTGGGATGTTGTATAAGGGGAATATGAACTGTCAGAGGAaaccattttgtgttgttttaaaaacCGTTGTGTGAGCAGTCATTGGGACATGTCTTTCATTGATATCATTCTGTTGCAGGTATTAGCTTTATCCCCTGAAACTCATTTTAACGAAAGGGCAATTGGAAGACTGCAGTATGACATGAAATAAATTATCTGTGACTTTCACCTCAGGGGTTTCTGTCCCGACTCAAACCGTTCCGTTTCTGCAGCTTAAGCTGGTGAAGGGGGAGCTTAGTGTGGGCAACTTCACCTTATTCATGACCAACTAACTCTGTCTCTTAGTGTGGGCAACTTCACCATATTCATGAGCAACTAACCCTGTCTCTTAGTGTGGGCAACTTCACCATATTCATGAGCAACTAACCCTGTCTCTTAGTGTGGGCAACTTCACCATATTCATGAGCAGCCAACCCTGTGTCTCTTAGTGTGGGCAACTTCACCATATTCATGACCAACTAACCCTGTCTCTTAGTGTGGGCAACTTCACCATATTCATGAGCAACTAACCCTGTCTCTTAGTGTGGGCAACTTCACCATATTCATGAGCAGCCAACCCTGTGTCTCTTAGTGTGGGCAACTTCACCATATTCATGACCAACTAACCCTGTCTCTTAGTGTGGGCAACTTCACCATATTCATGAGCAACTAACCCTGTGTCTCTTAGTGTGGGCAACTTCACCATATTCATGACCAACTAACTCTGTCTCTTAGTGTGGGCAACTTCACCATATTCATGACCAACTAACCCTGTCTCTTAGTGTGGGCAACTTCACCATATTCATAAAACTCCTCAGTTCCCTGTTGGCTTtctgttagggggggggggggggcgccaggggTAGCCACTGAAATACTGTAAGGGCAAAGCTGTACGAGCGCAGTGTAAATACACCGGCATCATTACACAACCACATCTGGAAATGTTATTTATTCATGAAACTCAGAGAGGTACCTTTAACAGTGGGTCACACAAGCTGTCAGATCAGTTTTGAGAAAGCTGAGGTATGCCAAGACATGAGGCTGCATTCTGCtttagagaaagacagataacactgacactgtgtgtgtgtgtgtgagagtgtgagagtgtgagcgtgtgagagagagagagaaagagagatatcaTAGACACTGagagtcagggtgtgtgtgtgtgagagtgagtgagagagaaaagagagagatatcacAATATATCACAGACACTGTGAgagtcggggtgtgtgtgtgtgtgtgtgtgtgtgtgtttatgcactgtgataatctgtgtgtgtgtgtgttaaattatAGACAGTGTGAGAGTCAAGATGTGTGACCGCTTGTTGAAGATGGCTGTGGCAGTCTCCTCGTTCACAATCTCAGGAAAGTCCAGATGGAGATGGTACATGTCCTCTACTTCAAGTAGAACAtcatcctaaacacacacagcgggtTAAAGGGGTATTTACTGAACTTTTAACGCAAGAATCCATTATGAGCTCAGTCCTTGAATCATCATTTGCCTAGAGCTCAGACTCATTGAGATCTAAAGCCACCAAACTTCAGAAGGACagcgcatcacacacacattataggtGTCTATATTAGAGGATGGCCCtactactccacacacacacattatcacaacTTAACAAACCCAAGGTGTCTATATCAGAGAATGGACaccgcatcacacacacattataggtGTCTATATTACAGAATggacacagcatcacacacacattataggtGTCTATATTAGAGAATGgacactgcatcacacacacattataggtGTCTATATTAGAGGATGgccctactacacacacacacacacacattataacaaCTTTACAAACTCAAGGTGTCTAGTATATCAGATAATGGACACCGcatcacacacattattcaTCACAACTTTACAAACTCAAGGTGTCTATATTAGAGAATGgacactgcatcacacacacattataggtGTCTATATTAGAGAATGgccctactacacacacacacacacattataggtGTTTATATTAGAGAATGGACACCGCATCACACACGCATTATACATCACAACTTTACAAACTCAAGGTGTCTATATTAGAGAATGGCCTACAGCTGCAGCCATAGTTACTGGGGCAGGTGTGTTTCTGatgaacagcacagcacactaaaTGCTTGCTAAGAAGCTGACTTGACTGACCGACTACATTGAAGTGAGTAGCAACTGAAAATGTCATGTGTTTGGCACAGTAcggatatgatgatgatgatggtgacgaAGGGTAGGGCAGCACCTGGGTGATGCTGAGCTGGCACTCGGCCACGGAGTGTATGCCCGGGAGTTCTACGCTGAGCTCCAGGCTGCGGGTACCCTGGTCGCCCGCGCCCGCTTGCAGGGTGAGCCGGTGGGGTGGGCgccgggggagggggagggggctctCCGAGCTGGAGATCACCTGGATGAGCCCCGGCCTGGCGGGCTGCTCGCCCCCCCCCAGCTGAAGAGTCAGCCCCCCCGCGGGGTCGCCGCCCCCCTCAACATCTTCACGGAGAGAGGAGATCTGCtgcaggagggagggggagggggctggggctgggggtggggggagaaaaagagtaCGCTTCAGAAAAGATCATGAAAATGAACAGTGTTCTTGAAGGGGAGAGGCTCGTTTCCATCCGTGTTCTGCCTGACAGTGATGTGGTACCATTCTTTTTTGCTTCCGTTTGGGAAATGCTGAATATATTTACAGACATTCCCCCATCCTCTGGGTGGGCAGTCAGCTGGagtggttacacacacacacacacacacacacacacacacacacacacaggagcatcaATACTGACTCCAGTACACATCTGCCTTCCCTCAGGGAGTCTCAGTCTCACCTGCGCTGGGCGGTGCCGGTTGTTCGGGCTGCCGTGGCGACACCAGGCGGTCCTTCATGGCCTGTGCGCTGCCCTTGAGGTTGGTGCTGCTGAGGGTACTGAAGCGCTGGGAAAGGCGCAGGCCGTGCTGCTGCTGGGCGAAGCTTATGGCCAGCAGGTGGAGCTGTTCCCTCTCCTGACGATCAGGGCGTGCTCGCTCGAGCACCTCGGGGTTAAACGCCACATCCAGCACACTGTACTGCTCTACAGAGAGccgcagggacacacagagaaggggaCATATAATTGATATTAGGTGAAAATACACAGTTTGTATTCTGTACTCTTTGCTAATCTGTACATGAAGCCACCTGCCTGGTCCCCTCGGGCCAGACTGTGACAGTCAGTTGATGACAGTCAAGATCACATCTTAAACTTGAACATTCTCTGTAATGAATCTGTTGACTCAATATGTGCCGTAGGACCTGAGAGACATTCTTGCCGTTACCTTTCCCCTCAGTCTGATAGTCAAGTCTCCCTCCACCCACCGGCACAGGCTGCTCCGGGGAGATGGGAGCGGGAACCCTCTTCCAGCTGCACACGTTGATGTACAGAACGCCCTGCTTTGGGCCCTGATACAGACAGATGAGGTTGAACTCACATCTGGACACAAGACATTTAACAATCACAGCAAcactttttattttaaaaacggATTGATTGATACGTACGGTGTGGGTGTTGTTGCTCTTTCATTCCTTTATAGCGCTACAACATGTTTTCAAACAGAACCTCATGGGTCACTTACTAGTATCGCAACTCGAATGCAGGACTCGGGTTGAGGAGGCGAGCAGGCATCCGCGCCTTCCCGCAGCTGTTTTTCGATAAATGACCGATAACTTTCTGGACTGTTCAGAGACATGTCGTCCAACATGGACCACAACTGGTTCACCTGCTGCAGAACAGGGTTCTGGGATCCCGGCACTTCCATAATCTGAAACTACTACCAAGCCTCCCAAACAATCTAATATATGCTAAATTTACTGTGTGAGTAACTAACCTTAATTTACAGAAATGATTTGCTGGCCAGATATCTATGCTAGATAGAGAGATAACTACTAGCCAGCTGCAGTTTGTTTTGTCAAGATGGACAACCAGTTAGTTACACGCTTTGAGGTGCACACCTCACTAACACGAAAACGATTATAAAAACAACCTAACCGCCGGCGTTCCTTGATATTTTGATACTGCAGTCATAGAAGTAACTACATTTGTATGCAGACGACCTACACACTCTTACAAGATTTGCCCCTTCCAGTTTGTTACCTAGTTGCTATAGGAACAACTTCTCACCCCAGTGTGATAGCTTCAGATGGCAGAGGGCGCTGTTTTCAGTTTTGTCCATGACCACAGCGCCGCCTGCTGGAAGGACACAAGGGTGTTCGTTCATCTGCAAAGTTTGTCAGTTTGTTACCGTGTAAAATTTGGTGAAATTTGCTTCCATTCTCTACTGCGCTTCTCACTCAGACATGATAGGTATGATTAAAGCCTTCAGATGTTGTCTttcagaggtacacacacaagtCCAAACAGTTAGTATCCCATCACAAGTTTATTTGATTGACATAAAATGAttttgcatacacatgcacttttATTGAGGACTCCAATACAGTACGCGAGACATGAGTGACCAACATCTATAATCATTATTACTGTTATCAGTTTTGCTGATTTGTTTGTAAAATAGtgtacaaaaaaattaaatgagcTAATAACTTTAAAAATGGCAGAGGTAGAGGTGAAGAGATGGGCTTTGCTCCAGTCCACGGTTGTAGCGGGGGTCGGGGGGTTGTAGCGGGGGTcaggtcagggggggggggttgtaatgGGGGTCGGAGGAGTGGGTGGGGGTTGGTCAGTTGGGGTTTGACCTTCCCCAATAAGGTCAGCAGTTTTTTACAGAAGATCAGCAGTTTTTTACAGAAGAggaccccctcacacacacacactgcaggttcTTTAGTCTTGAGccttgtgtgtgtaacacaaaGAGCTGCTCTTTGTGGGGAGAAGGCCCACCCTCTCTCCAGTCAGCTCTCTCCGTCCTTTGGTTGGGTTGAGTGCAGAtctccgctctcctcctccctcaatAATCCTGTTCAACAAATACAGAATCTAAACCTGACAATACCAAGGCAGCACAGCCAAGCACCAGAACATGTCAAATGTGTTACCTCAGCCACGCACATAAGACTCCATGCTTTAAATGTATATGTACGCATGGGTATGagtatttgaatttaaatatatggctatatatatatattgacttTTTTGGTATACTTTCACGTACCTCGATCATGTCGTAGATCCAGCCCAGGAACTCGGCCACTTTGGtgtagactcacacacactctctctcacacatatatacacacacacacacacacacacggtgatcGTACCTCGATCATGTCGTAGATCCAGCCCAGGAACTCGGCCACTTTGGTGTAGACTCCAGGGTGGTTAGGCTCAGCGCAGCCGGTCCCCCAGCTCACCACCCCAACCAGCCTCCACACGCCGTCCTCCTGGCACACCAGCGGACCGCCACTGTCCCCCTGcagcgcacgcgcacacacacacacacacacacacacacacacacacacacacacacacacacacacacacacagtaaagataaatatatatacacatacttacacttacacacaggcacagacacacaaacatacagacacgcacacatatgtgcacctatataggcacacacaacacacacacacacacacacacacacacacacacacacacacacacacacacacacacacacacacacacacacacacacacacacacacacacacacacacacacacacacacacacacacacacacacacacacacacacacacacacacactcataaaactaccagagcaggggcgtccctctctacctttaagaagcttttgaagacccaactcttcagagagcacttcccgtcctaactggcacttcgactagtaacttgcaattacagcagttacatttctgcacttctttctttcttttttatttcattttgttatatttcttatgtaaagtagtatttatttattgttacaccaggttctattgctcgtagcttgaatattctctcccttgtatgtcgctttggacaaaagcgtctgctaaatgactaaatgtaaatgtaaatgtaatgtaaataaaaatgtggATGTGCACATGGGACCATACCAACTCATGCTCATACATATAACCATAATGACACAGTTAACAACAACTCTATGTGTTGGCAAAATCCTTTTTAGGCATTTTCTTTcaattacaatatattacaaCCATTCTAGACATGTTCGATTTGCTCATCTAGCTGTGAGGCTGTGAGGGCGTTGTGCCAAGAAGTGTCTTGGAGAGAAACACCACTGCACCTGAGTCCTGCTCCTCCAGTGAGACCCTGCTGCTGGAGAggccctgggtgtgtgtgtgtgtgtgtgtgtgtgtgtgtgtgtgtgtgtgtatctctgggtAGTTACTGTGGAGTGGccctgggtgtgggtgtgagtgtgtgtgtgtgtgtgtgtgtgtgtgtgcgcgcatctcTGGGTAGTTACTGTGGAGAGGccctgggtgtgagtgtgtgagagtgtgtgtgtgtgtgtgtgtgtgtgtgtgcatctctgggTAGTTACTGTGGAGTGGccctgggtgtgagtgtgtgtgtgtgtgtgtgtgtgtgcgcatctctGGGTAGTTACTGTGGAGAGGCCCTGGGTGTGAGGGGATTTGTTGAGTCCCAGTGCGTAAGTGACTGATTAAGGTAATTGATTGGCTTGATTAACAGCCTAATTGCTAGTGGCATTATCAAAGCAGCAAACACCTATTCTGGGCTGTCTCCTTTACGTGGGCTCATTAGTAAATGGTGCATAATGAAGGCCtcttctgtgcacacacacacacacacacacacacacacacaaacacacacacacacacacacacacacacacacacacacacacacacggacacacacacacggacacacacacacggacacacacacacacacacacacacaaacacacacacacacacacacacacacacacacacaaacacacacacacacacacggacacacggacacacacacacacacacacatgttggagGATTACTCACAGCTTCTAACCGTGCCTCATATGAGTGACAGTCTGCTTCAAACTCTCATATGAGTGACAGTCTGCTTCAAACTCTCATATGAGTGACAGTCTGCTTCTAACTCTCATATGAGTGACAGTCTGTTTCTAACTCTCATATGAGTGACAGTCTGTTTCTAACGCTCATATGAGTGACAGTCTGCTTCTAATCGTGCCTCATATGAGTGACAGTCTGTTTCTAATCGTGCCTCATATGAGTGACAGTCTGTTTCTAACTCTCATATGAGTGACAGTCTGTTTCTAACGCTCATATGAGTGACAGTCTGCTTCTAATCGTGCCTCATATGAGTGACAGTCTGTTTCTAATCGTGCCTCATATGAGTGACAGTCTGTTTCTAACTCTCATATGAGTGACAGTCTGCTTCTAATCGTGCCTCATATGAGTGACAGTCTGCTTCTAATCGTGCCTCATATGAGTGACAGTCTGCTTCTAATCGTGCCTCATATGAGTGACAGTCTGTTTCTAATCGTGCCTCATATGAGTGACAGTCTGTTTCTAACTCTCATATGAGTGACAGTCTGTTTCTAACTCTCATATGAGTGACAGTCTGCTTCTAACTCTCATATGAGTCGGTTTCTAACTCTTATATGAGTGACAGTCTGCTTCTAACTCTCATATGAGTCGGTTTCTAACTCTTATATGAGTGACAGTCTGCTTCTAACTCTCATATGAGTGACAGTCTGCTTCTAACTCTCATATTAGTGACAGTCTGTTTCTAACTCTCATATGAGTCGGTTTCTAACTCTTATATGAGTGACAGTCTGCTTCTAACTCTCATATGAGTGACAGTCTGCTTCTAACTCTCATATGAGTCGGTTTCTAACTCTTATATGAGTGACAGTCTGCTTCTAACTCTCATATGAGTGACAGTCTGCTTCTAACTCTCATATTAGTGACAGTCTGTTTCTAACTCTCATATGAGTGACAGTCTGCTTCTAATCGTGCCTCATATGAGTGACAGTCTGTTTCTAACTCTCATATGAGTGACAGTCTGCTTCTAATCGTGCCTCATATGAGTGACAGTCGTCTTCTTACTCTCATATGAGTGACAGTCTGTTTCTAACTCTCATATGAGTGACAGTCTGCTTCTAATCGTGCCTCATATGAGTGACAGTCTGTTTCTAACTCTCATATGAGTGACAGTCTGTTTCTAACTCTCATATGAGTGACAGTCTGCTTCTAACTCTCATATGAGTCGGTTTCTAACTCTTATATGAGTGACAGTCTGCTTCTAACTCTCATATGAGTGACAGTCTGCTTCTAACTCTCATATGAGTCGGTTTCTAACTCTTATATGAGTGACAGTCTGCTTCTAACTCTCATATGAGTGACAGTCTGCTTCTAACTCTCATATTAGTGACAGTCTGTTTCTAACTCTCATATGAGTGACAGTCTGCTTCTAATCGTGCCTCATATGAGTGACAGTCTGTTTCTAACTCTCATATGAGTGACAGTCTGCTTCTAATCGTGCCTCATATGAGTGACAGTCGTCTTCTTACTCTCATATGAGTGACAGTCTGTTTCTAACTCTCATATGAGTGACAGTCTGCTTCTAATCGTGCCTCATATGAGTGACAGTCTGTTTCTAACTCTCATATGAGTGACAGTCTGCTTCTAATCGTGCCTCATATGAGTGACAGTCTGCTTCTAACTCTCATATGAGTGACAGTCTGCTTCTAATAGTGCCTCATATGAGTGACAGTCTGCTTCTAACTCTCATATGAGTGACAGTCTGCTTCTAATCGTGCCTCATATGAGTGACAGTCTGCTTCTAACTCTCATATGAGTGAGTGCTGACATCTCTGGTGATGTTTACTCTCAAGAACAAATTATTTTGTGATGAGAAAAGCTGTGAGAGTGTTGGGCAGGGATGATTTGATTATTAGCCCATTTGAGACGCTGAAATGCCCCAGATgaatgggagaggaagagtccCTGTGGATGGGTCTGAGATGAAGCATTGTTAAAGCTGCACACACCAACCCGCTGACAGAAACAACGTTGGcctgtgtgctgagtgtgtgtgtgtgtgtgcgtgtgtctgtgtgtgtgtgtgttgagtgtgtgtgtgtgtgctgagtgtgtgtgtatgtgtgtgtgctgagtgtgtgtgtgtgtgtgtgtttgtgtgtgtgtgtgtgtgtgttgagtgtgttgagtgtgtgtttgtgtgtgtgtgtgtgtgtgtgtagtgtgcttcacagtatgtgtatgtttgtgtgtgtgtgtacatgcatgtgtgtgtgtgtgtatgtttaagtgtgtgtgtgtgtgtgtttttccgaCCTGGCACGCGTCCACTTTGCCCTCCGTGTACCCCGCACACAGCATTCTGGACGTGATCTCTCCGTTGTACATGCAGGAGCTGTTGCACTTCTTGGTGCTGATGAGGGGCACCGGCGCCTCCTTCAGCGTATCTGGAATATGAACTGGAGGACAGCAGTGCATTATGGGGGTGACCAGCGGCCATGAGGTCTGCATGAACTTTAACCTTTCCTGAGCCTTCAGTCAATGCCAACGCACACGACGGAGAAGATGGCGACAGGGTCTTATCTGAAAGGGGTCATGACTTGGATTTCTCCCAACATTAACCCTAAGTCAACCTTTCTGATAGGATAACATGCATTAATGATTGAcacggagagaaagggagttggGTGGATTGTTAAAGCCCGGAAAGGGCACTCAAGTCTGGGAGGACAGGGGGTCTTGAATGCCATAAAAAGTTCCAAGGTCCACATTTTTTGGAAAGTTGACCCTgagcacggtgtgtgtgtgtgtgtgtgagagcaaacgtgtgagtgtgtgtgtggttgttattACCATCGTCAGGCTGAGTGTATCCCCAGCCTGAGATCCAGCACTGGGTCCCTCCAGGCAGGTCGAGGTCGTACTTGGGCAGGCACACAGGTCTGACGGTGtctgagaacacacagagagtaacGTGGTCATTATATGGCAGCACACAggactgacacacagagagtagcGTGCTCATTATATGGCAGCACACAGGTCTGACGGTGTCTGCCACACAGAGAGTAACGTGGTCATTATATGGCAGCACACAggactgacacacagagagtaacGTGGTCATTATATGGCAGCACACAggactgacacacagagagtagcGTGGTCATTATATGGCAGCACACAGGTCTGACGGTGTCTGCATGGACACAGAGAGTAACGTGGTCATTATATGGCAGCACACAGGTCTGACCCTGTAATGTGTAGTACCCAGTATGTCTGTTAAGTTCTTTATTCCTGTGTTGATTAGAAATAGAAGGAATTGAGTGCATGCATCTTATGAGGTAACCCAGTGTAATCTGCTGCCAGTATAATGATGACCTCGGACTGCCCCAGGGGCTCCTACTATCTCTACAAAGCTTCTCTCTCTATTATCTCTTCAAAGCTagctccacttctctctctattatcTCTTCAAAGCTagctccacttctctctctattatcTCTTCAAAGCTagctccacttctctctctattatcTCTACAAAGCTagctccacttctctctctattatcTCTACAAAGCTagctctacttctctctctattatcTCTACAAAGCTagctctacttctctctctattatcGCTACAAAGCTAGCTCTACTTAACATCTCTACAAAGCTagctctacttctctctctattatcTCTACAAAGCTagctctacttctctctctattatcTCTACAAAGCTAGCTCTACTTAACATCTCTACAAAGCTagctccacttctctctctattatcTCTACAAAGCTAgctctacttttctctctcttatctctacAAAGCTAGCTCTACTTAACATCAGATCTCTAGCCAACTAATCATTCTCAGTCAATGACACTACAATATCCTACAATTTAGATGTTCAGTTTCTTACTGAGCAGAAGGTTAGCAGAAGGCAGTGCTACTGTTCTTACGGAGACAGCACCAGTGAAGTTCAGTTTTCTGAATATGGGCAAGGACGAAAGTGAAACCTAGCACATCGTAGACGTGTTTCTATCAGTAAGGGAAAACTGGTGGAAAAGGGTTTCTGTATGGATGGTGAGGTGATTCCGTCTATTGTAGAGAAACCGGTGAGGAGTTGGTACAATTCCACATTGAGTGACCAAGGACAGGTCAAAGAGCTTAGATAAGTAATTGTTAATGCCATGAATACCATTGAGTAGACCTT
It contains:
- the LOC122133671 gene encoding PIH1 domain-containing protein 2-like, which translates into the protein MSRTLFLPPPPAPAPSPSLLQQISSLREDVEGGGDPAGGLTLQLGGGEQPARPGLIQVISSSESPLPLPRRPPHRLTLQAGAGDQGTRSLELSVELPGIHSVAECQLSITQVLPYPSSPSSSSYPYCAKHMTFSVATHFNVVGQSSQLLSKHLVCCAVHQKHTCPSNYGCSCRPFSNIDTLSL
- the LOC105903766 gene encoding PIH1 domain-containing protein 2, giving the protein MEVPGSQNPVLQQVNQLWSMLDDMSLNSPESYRSFIEKQLREGADACSPPQPESCIRVAILGPKQGVLYINVCSWKRVPAPISPEQPVPVGGGRLDYQTEGKEQYSVLDVAFNPEVLERARPDRQEREQLHLLAISFAQQQHGLRLSQRFSTLSSTNLKGSAQAMKDRLVSPRQPEQPAPPSAGETETP